In the genome of Rhizobium etli 8C-3, one region contains:
- a CDS encoding response regulator transcription factor, with protein sequence MPTRRPLIAIVDDDESIREAIKGLMRSMGFDAETFSSADNFLRFPHIRRTACLVTDINMPGMSGLDLHRRLVAMGKSVPTVLITAFPEKNVRASALGADIIGCLTKPFDEQVLLDCIRTALALSNEGKSGS encoded by the coding sequence GTGCCAACCAGGAGACCTCTGATTGCGATCGTCGACGACGACGAGTCGATTCGCGAGGCTATCAAGGGGCTCATGCGGTCGATGGGATTTGATGCCGAGACCTTCTCATCCGCGGATAATTTCTTGAGATTCCCCCATATCCGCCGCACGGCCTGTCTGGTGACGGACATCAATATGCCCGGAATGAGCGGGCTCGATCTGCACCGACGGCTCGTCGCGATGGGCAAGAGCGTTCCGACTGTTCTGATCACCGCCTTTCCGGAAAAGAACGTGCGTGCCTCTGCGTTGGGCGCGGACATTATCGGCTGTCTGACAAAGCCGTTTGACGAACAGGTTTTGCTTGATTGCATCCGTACTGCGCTGGCTCTTAGTAACGAGGGAAAAAGCGGTTCATGA
- a CDS encoding CAP domain-containing protein yields the protein MTSIDLSRRNLLRISGLVLLTGVASCTTAPRMSSTPSDGDDETAAALPLVNQLRAKNGLTALRVDPAASAAAIYQAKRMASAGKMTHLMGMADSFGARVTKSGVQLPAAENIAAGQQSVEAAVTAWINSQHHLENMLGRYNGLGVAVAHNTSSRNIPYWAMVLSS from the coding sequence ATGACATCCATCGATCTTTCCAGGCGCAATCTGCTGCGCATTTCAGGCCTTGTCCTTCTGACGGGCGTCGCAAGCTGCACGACCGCACCCAGAATGTCCTCCACGCCTTCGGACGGGGATGACGAGACGGCGGCGGCGCTGCCGCTCGTCAACCAGCTTCGTGCCAAAAACGGCCTGACGGCGCTTCGCGTCGATCCGGCTGCAAGCGCTGCGGCGATCTACCAGGCCAAGCGAATGGCAAGCGCCGGCAAGATGACGCACCTGATGGGCATGGCCGACAGTTTCGGCGCGCGTGTGACGAAAAGCGGCGTGCAGCTTCCAGCGGCCGAAAACATCGCCGCCGGTCAACAGAGCGTCGAGGCCGCGGTAACGGCCTGGATCAACTCGCAGCACCACCTCGAAAACATGCTGGGACGCTATAACGGGCTCGGCGTGGCCGTTGCGCACAATACGTCTTCCCGGAACATACCTTACTGGGCCATGGTTCTTTCCAGCTGA
- a CDS encoding DUF6460 domain-containing protein, with amino-acid sequence MSDQVNKFLGDSLGRTLVKLLVVSLIVGFVMTVFGWAPLDLVYSIRDFIREIWYRGFSALGRIGDYLLLGATVVIPIFIIIRLFNFRR; translated from the coding sequence ATGTCCGATCAGGTAAACAAATTTCTGGGCGACTCGCTCGGCCGCACATTGGTGAAGCTCTTGGTCGTTTCGCTGATTGTCGGTTTCGTAATGACCGTTTTCGGATGGGCGCCGCTGGACCTCGTCTATAGCATCCGCGATTTCATCCGCGAGATCTGGTACCGGGGCTTTTCGGCTCTCGGCCGCATCGGCGATTATCTGCTGCTTGGTGCAACGGTCGTCATCCCGATCTTCATTATCATCCGACTTTTCAACTTCCGCCGGTAA
- a CDS encoding class I SAM-dependent DNA methyltransferase — translation MQQSQLSSGDVIADRRADYAKMLDEGGEPDAAAELMEQALELTPGWAAGWYRLATYRERAGKVESAIEAFLKTLTLDPEDIFGASLKLALLDGSNTPDRPASRYVERLFDDYAARFETSLVERLDYSVPQKLAALVAATGRKYSLAVDLGCGTGLLGPEIRAYAGRLEGYDLSQKMLAKAGEKTIYDHLARADLSLAPEGSGVFADGADHRADLVTAADVLMYLGDLESTFAIVDRLASSGADFAFSVEDAGEGDGFHLAPSLRYAHTEAYVRSLCRRCGFEIVETVKTTIRMDGAKPVAGILFIARR, via the coding sequence ATGCAGCAGAGCCAGCTTTCCTCCGGCGACGTCATCGCCGACCGCCGCGCCGACTATGCGAAGATGCTTGACGAGGGCGGCGAGCCGGATGCGGCCGCCGAACTGATGGAGCAGGCGCTGGAACTGACGCCCGGCTGGGCTGCCGGCTGGTATCGCCTCGCCACCTATCGGGAAAGGGCCGGCAAAGTGGAATCGGCGATCGAAGCCTTTCTGAAAACCCTTACGCTCGATCCGGAGGACATTTTCGGCGCAAGCCTCAAGCTTGCCCTGCTCGATGGTTCTAATACACCGGACCGGCCTGCGAGCCGCTATGTCGAGCGGCTGTTTGATGATTATGCCGCCCGTTTCGAAACCTCGCTCGTCGAAAGGCTGGACTACTCCGTCCCGCAGAAACTCGCAGCACTTGTCGCCGCCACCGGCCGCAAATATTCGCTGGCCGTCGATCTCGGCTGCGGCACCGGCCTGCTTGGTCCGGAAATTCGCGCTTATGCCGGGCGGCTTGAAGGCTACGACCTCTCGCAGAAGATGCTCGCCAAGGCCGGGGAGAAGACAATCTACGATCACTTGGCCCGAGCCGACCTTTCTCTTGCTCCCGAAGGCTCAGGCGTCTTTGCCGATGGCGCGGACCACCGTGCCGATCTGGTGACTGCTGCCGATGTGCTTATGTATCTCGGCGATCTCGAAAGCACCTTCGCGATCGTCGATCGCCTCGCCAGTTCGGGGGCGGATTTCGCCTTCTCGGTCGAAGACGCGGGCGAGGGAGACGGTTTTCACCTCGCGCCGTCGCTGCGCTATGCCCACACGGAAGCCTATGTTCGCAGCCTTTGTCGCCGTTGCGGTTTCGAGATCGTCGAAACCGTCAAAACCACAATTCGAATGGATGGCGCAAAACCGGTCGCCGGCATTCTTTTCATTGCACGGCGATAG
- a CDS encoding YitT family protein, translated as MAQRIGALGFWNTSATRHTLLEDVQGIFSGSLVSALGLYVLASAGLLTGSTAGIAFLLHYAFGVNFGLAFFLLNLPFFYLSWKRLGIAFTTKTFVAIGLTSVLADVQSRFFEISSIHPAWAALLGGLLLGFGLLALYRHRASLGGVGILGIYMQERFAIRAGLVQLCVDMCVLAAAFFVTTPPVVMFSVLGAIVLNLFLTINHRADRYIAL; from the coding sequence ATGGCTCAACGCATCGGTGCCCTCGGTTTCTGGAACACCAGCGCGACGCGTCATACGCTGCTCGAAGATGTGCAGGGCATATTCTCCGGCAGCCTCGTGTCTGCACTCGGCCTTTATGTGCTCGCCAGCGCCGGGCTTCTCACCGGTAGCACGGCCGGCATTGCCTTTCTGCTGCACTATGCTTTCGGCGTGAATTTCGGCCTTGCCTTCTTCCTGCTCAACCTGCCGTTTTTCTATCTCTCCTGGAAGCGGCTCGGCATCGCCTTCACGACAAAGACCTTTGTCGCCATCGGCCTCACGTCGGTGCTTGCCGATGTGCAGTCGCGTTTTTTTGAGATTTCCAGTATCCATCCGGCCTGGGCAGCGCTGCTTGGCGGCCTGCTGCTCGGCTTCGGCCTGCTCGCGCTTTACCGCCACCGCGCCAGTCTGGGCGGCGTCGGCATTCTCGGCATCTACATGCAGGAGCGTTTCGCCATCCGCGCCGGTCTCGTGCAGCTATGCGTGGACATGTGCGTTCTTGCCGCCGCCTTTTTCGTCACCACGCCGCCGGTGGTCATGTTTTCCGTTCTCGGCGCGATCGTCCTCAATCTCTTCCTGACCATCAACCACCGCGCGGATCGTTATATCGCGCTGTAG
- a CDS encoding carboxymuconolactone decarboxylase family protein: MQARFNFAKASPEAYKAVAALEEYVQGAGLERRFIHLIKLRASQINGCAYCVDMHVKEARHDGLGEQWINLICAWKESPIYDAKERALLGWVDAVTKIAETGAPDADFEALKAHFSEEEITKITVAIGTINVWNRLAVGFRSQHPIDRPAKAA, translated from the coding sequence ATGCAGGCACGTTTCAACTTCGCAAAAGCCTCGCCGGAAGCCTACAAGGCGGTTGCCGCCCTGGAAGAATATGTCCAGGGCGCAGGCCTCGAACGCCGCTTCATCCACCTCATCAAGCTGCGCGCCTCCCAGATCAACGGCTGTGCCTACTGCGTCGACATGCACGTCAAGGAAGCCCGCCATGACGGTCTTGGCGAACAGTGGATCAACCTGATCTGCGCCTGGAAGGAATCACCCATCTATGACGCGAAGGAACGCGCCCTGCTCGGCTGGGTCGATGCTGTCACCAAGATCGCGGAGACCGGCGCTCCGGATGCGGACTTCGAAGCCCTCAAAGCGCATTTCAGCGAGGAGGAAATCACCAAGATCACGGTGGCAATCGGCACGATCAATGTCTGGAACCGGCTGGCCGTCGGCTTCCGCAGCCAGCATCCGATCGATCGGCCGGCGAAGGCTGCGTGA
- a CDS encoding RrF2 family transcriptional regulator, which produces MKLGDGVEQAIHSVAMLSGLSQGGVLSAAALAEFHGVSTSYLLKHLQALSGAGILDTVPGPKGGYRLAKMPKDISLLDIVLAVEGPAPAFRCAEIRQRGPNPLPQRYFTKPCQISAAMQKAERAYRTELARISIADVLSELSAADDGGIAARGCAFLETHERKTAR; this is translated from the coding sequence ATGAAATTGGGTGACGGCGTCGAACAGGCGATCCACAGCGTCGCGATGCTTTCCGGACTTTCGCAAGGCGGCGTGCTGTCGGCGGCTGCGCTCGCGGAGTTTCATGGTGTCTCGACGAGTTACCTGCTGAAGCACCTGCAGGCGTTGTCCGGCGCGGGCATTCTCGACACGGTACCGGGGCCGAAGGGCGGATACAGGCTTGCGAAAATGCCAAAGGACATTTCCCTGCTCGATATCGTGCTTGCCGTCGAAGGACCCGCACCAGCTTTCCGCTGTGCAGAAATCCGCCAGCGCGGGCCAAACCCGCTGCCGCAGCGCTATTTCACCAAGCCCTGCCAGATCAGCGCTGCTATGCAGAAGGCCGAGCGCGCCTACCGAACCGAACTTGCAAGGATCAGTATCGCCGACGTCCTGAGCGAGTTGTCGGCCGCAGATGATGGCGGCATCGCCGCACGCGGCTGCGCATTTCTTGAGACCCACGAGCGCAAAACGGCTCGCTGA
- a CDS encoding YitT family protein: MAEKAALAGLVNSSSDRHSLFDDAQGLVAGSMLAVLGVSLLSSAGLLAGGTAGMAFLLHYATGWSFGLCFFAVNLPFYYLAFRRLGPAFTVKTFVAIVLTSVLSDIAPRFIGLSHVDPVAGALFGGLVIGAGMLALFRHRATLGGIGILALYIQDRFGWRAGFVQLGFDGLVLALSFFVASPFIIACSVLGALVLNLTLAINHRKDRYIAM, translated from the coding sequence ATGGCAGAAAAAGCCGCTCTCGCCGGACTTGTGAACTCTTCGTCGGACAGACACTCGCTTTTCGATGACGCACAGGGACTTGTGGCGGGCAGCATGCTTGCTGTGCTCGGCGTCTCGCTTCTCTCCAGCGCCGGCCTTCTGGCAGGCGGCACGGCGGGCATGGCATTCTTGCTGCACTATGCGACAGGCTGGAGCTTCGGCCTCTGCTTTTTTGCGGTGAACCTGCCGTTCTATTATCTCGCCTTCCGCCGCCTCGGTCCCGCCTTTACAGTCAAGACTTTTGTAGCGATCGTTCTTACATCCGTGCTTTCGGACATCGCGCCGCGATTCATCGGGCTCTCGCATGTCGATCCTGTCGCCGGCGCTCTCTTCGGCGGCCTTGTCATCGGCGCGGGCATGCTGGCGCTTTTCCGCCACCGCGCAACGCTTGGCGGCATCGGCATCCTGGCGCTTTATATCCAGGATCGATTCGGCTGGCGCGCAGGCTTCGTTCAGCTTGGTTTCGATGGCCTCGTCCTGGCGCTCTCCTTCTTCGTCGCCAGCCCCTTCATCATCGCCTGCTCGGTGCTCGGCGCCCTGGTGCTCAACCTCACGCTCGCCATCAACCATCGCAAGGACCGCTATATCGCCATGTGA
- a CDS encoding ligase-associated DNA damage response DEXH box helicase: MDQTDSEARAALPAPFIRWFAEKGWRPRAHQLELLARAEAGHSTLLIAPTGAGKTLAGFLPALTDLTRRGKREQGGAFKGIHTLYVSPLKALAVDIERNLMKPVGEMGLPVVVENRTGDTPNAKRQRQKLNPPDILLTTPEQVALLLASKESQRFFKDLKYVVFDELHSLVTSKRGHMLSLGLARLRRLAPRLSTIGLSATVAEPIELQKWLVAQEEGRQRHAGLVTVEGGAKPDISILSTDEHIPWAGHSARYAIADIYRQLTEHQTTLLFVNTRSQAEMLFQELWTVNEENLPIALHHGSLDVAQRRKVEAAMAANRLRAVVATSTLDLGIDWGDVDLVIHVGAPKGASRLAQRIGRANHRMDEPSKAILVPANRFEVMECQAALDANYIGAQDTPPVGRGALDALAQHVLGMACAEPFDMLELYDEVRSASPYADLSWETFEQIVDFVATGGYALRTYERYARIRKTKEGLWRVSNPQVAQQYRLNLGTIVESPMLNVRMVKRGQTGKIGRGGGTLGKVEEYFLEQLSAGDTFIFSGKVLRFEGIRENEALVSQAFSFDPKIPSYAGGKFPLSTYLADQVRSMLADPERWHHLPDQVRDWLSLQKDKSMLPKRDELLIETFLRGSRAYMVAYPFEGRLAHQTLGMLLTRRLERAGAKPLGFVATDYSLGIWGLEDMGLMIRDGRLGLSDLFDEDMLGDDLEAWLEESFLLKRTFRNCAVIAGLIERRHPGKEKTGRQVTVSADLIYDVLRSHEPDHILLQATRQDAASGLLDISRLGDMLRRIKGHITHRALDHISPLAVPVMLEIGKEPVHGEAHDAVLAEAAEDLIAEAMA; this comes from the coding sequence GTGGACCAGACCGATTCCGAAGCCCGCGCCGCCTTGCCCGCCCCCTTCATCCGCTGGTTTGCGGAAAAGGGTTGGCGCCCGCGCGCTCATCAGCTGGAATTGCTGGCCCGCGCCGAAGCAGGCCACAGCACGCTGCTGATCGCGCCGACCGGCGCCGGCAAGACGCTCGCCGGTTTCCTGCCGGCGCTGACTGATCTCACCCGCCGCGGCAAGCGGGAGCAAGGCGGTGCCTTCAAAGGCATCCACACGCTCTATGTTTCGCCGCTGAAGGCACTTGCCGTCGATATAGAGCGCAACCTCATGAAGCCGGTGGGGGAGATGGGCCTGCCTGTTGTCGTCGAGAACCGCACCGGCGATACGCCGAACGCCAAGCGACAGCGTCAGAAGCTCAACCCACCCGACATCCTGCTGACGACGCCGGAGCAGGTAGCGCTTTTGCTTGCCAGCAAGGAATCTCAACGTTTCTTCAAAGACCTGAAATATGTCGTCTTCGACGAGCTCCATTCCCTGGTCACGTCGAAGCGGGGCCACATGCTGTCCCTGGGTCTTGCCCGGCTGCGCCGCCTTGCACCACGCCTCAGCACCATCGGCCTCTCCGCCACGGTTGCCGAACCGATCGAGCTGCAGAAATGGCTGGTTGCGCAGGAGGAGGGCAGGCAACGGCACGCTGGTCTCGTGACGGTCGAAGGCGGAGCCAAACCGGACATCTCGATCCTTTCCACGGATGAGCACATCCCCTGGGCCGGCCATTCCGCCAGGTACGCGATTGCCGACATCTACAGGCAACTGACCGAGCATCAAACGACGCTGCTTTTCGTCAACACGCGATCGCAGGCCGAAATGCTCTTCCAGGAACTCTGGACGGTCAACGAGGAAAACCTGCCGATCGCTTTGCATCACGGCTCGCTCGATGTCGCCCAGCGCCGCAAGGTGGAGGCAGCGATGGCGGCCAACAGGCTGCGCGCTGTCGTCGCCACCTCGACGCTCGATCTGGGAATCGACTGGGGTGATGTCGACCTCGTCATCCATGTCGGTGCGCCGAAGGGTGCCTCGCGACTTGCTCAGCGCATCGGCCGTGCCAATCACCGCATGGACGAGCCCTCCAAGGCGATCCTCGTTCCCGCCAACCGTTTCGAGGTCATGGAATGCCAGGCAGCGCTCGATGCGAATTATATCGGGGCGCAGGACACCCCGCCCGTCGGCCGCGGCGCACTCGATGCGCTTGCCCAGCACGTGCTCGGCATGGCCTGCGCCGAACCCTTCGATATGCTGGAACTCTACGATGAGGTAAGGAGCGCCTCGCCCTATGCCGATCTCTCCTGGGAAACCTTCGAGCAGATCGTCGATTTCGTCGCGACCGGCGGCTATGCGCTGCGCACCTACGAACGATATGCGCGCATCCGCAAGACGAAGGAGGGCCTCTGGCGTGTTTCCAATCCGCAGGTTGCCCAGCAGTATCGCTTGAATCTGGGCACCATCGTCGAAAGCCCGATGCTGAACGTCCGGATGGTGAAGCGCGGCCAGACAGGCAAGATTGGCCGCGGCGGCGGCACCCTCGGCAAGGTCGAAGAATATTTCCTCGAACAGCTTTCTGCGGGTGACACCTTCATCTTCTCCGGCAAGGTGCTCCGTTTCGAAGGCATCCGCGAAAACGAGGCGCTTGTCTCCCAGGCTTTCTCCTTTGACCCGAAAATCCCATCCTATGCCGGCGGCAAGTTTCCGCTCTCGACCTATCTTGCCGATCAGGTGCGATCGATGCTCGCCGATCCTGAGCGTTGGCACCATCTGCCGGATCAGGTCCGCGACTGGCTGTCGTTGCAGAAGGACAAGTCGATGCTCCCGAAGCGCGACGAACTGTTGATCGAGACTTTCTTGCGCGGCAGCCGCGCCTACATGGTTGCCTATCCATTCGAGGGCCGCCTGGCGCATCAGACGCTCGGCATGCTGCTCACCCGGCGCCTGGAGCGGGCCGGGGCCAAGCCGCTTGGCTTCGTTGCGACAGACTATTCGCTCGGTATCTGGGGACTTGAAGACATGGGCCTGATGATCCGCGACGGCCGTCTCGGCCTTTCCGATCTCTTCGACGAGGATATGCTGGGTGACGATCTCGAAGCCTGGCTCGAGGAATCGTTTCTGCTGAAGCGCACCTTCCGCAATTGTGCCGTGATTGCAGGCTTGATCGAGCGCCGTCACCCTGGCAAGGAAAAGACCGGGCGGCAGGTCACGGTGTCGGCCGACCTGATCTACGACGTGCTGCGCAGCCACGAGCCGGACCATATCTTGCTACAGGCGACGCGGCAGGATGCAGCGAGCGGGCTTTTGGATATTTCCCGGCTTGGCGATATGCTGAGACGAATCAAGGGGCACATTACGCATCGCGCGCTGGATCATATTTCCCCGCTCGCAGTGCCGGTGATGCTGGAGATCGGCAAGGAGCCAGTTCACGGCGAGGCCCACGATGCCGTGCTCGCCGAAGCGGCCGAGGATCTGATCGCCGAAGCTATGGCTTGA
- the pdeM gene encoding ligase-associated DNA damage response endonuclease PdeM: MNRLALARELNGLVPMPGVETSVHGVAAVCDPLGALYLPDAAILIVSDLHLEKSAAFARRGMLLPPYDTLATLTVLCAVIARYNPKLVVSLGDNFHDRVGSRHLPDAFRSLIENMARGREWIWINGNHDPDGTIDLPGSSVDEMHYAGLTFRHEPKGGLQSGEIAGHLHPSATVRRREKAVRRPCFATDGARLLMPAFGVMTGGLDLGHKAMTGLFDRPSLVAHLLGRDRIYSVRYGNLRS; the protein is encoded by the coding sequence ATGAACCGGCTGGCGCTTGCGCGTGAATTGAACGGATTGGTCCCGATGCCGGGCGTCGAAACCAGTGTTCATGGCGTTGCAGCCGTCTGCGATCCGCTCGGCGCGCTCTACCTGCCGGATGCCGCCATCCTGATTGTTTCCGACCTGCATCTCGAAAAGAGCGCCGCCTTTGCCCGCCGCGGCATGCTGCTGCCGCCCTATGACACGCTGGCGACGCTGACCGTGCTCTGCGCCGTCATCGCCCGCTACAATCCGAAACTCGTCGTCTCCCTCGGCGACAATTTCCACGACCGCGTCGGCTCGCGGCATCTACCGGATGCCTTCCGCTCCCTGATCGAGAACATGGCCCGAGGGCGCGAATGGATCTGGATCAACGGCAACCACGACCCTGACGGCACCATCGATCTGCCCGGCTCTTCGGTCGATGAAATGCACTATGCAGGCCTGACCTTTCGTCACGAGCCGAAAGGTGGACTGCAGAGCGGTGAAATCGCCGGTCACCTGCACCCTTCGGCCACGGTCCGCCGCCGCGAAAAAGCCGTCCGCCGCCCCTGCTTCGCCACCGACGGTGCCCGCCTCCTCATGCCAGCCTTCGGCGTCATGACCGGCGGACTGGATCTCGGCCACAAGGCGATGACGGGCCTGTTCGACAGGCCGTCGCTTGTCGCTCATCTTCTGGGACGGGATCGGATTTATTCGGTGAGGTACGGGAACTTGCGTAGCTGA
- a CDS encoding transglycosylase SLT domain-containing protein, with amino-acid sequence MRTRTLLALVLLALVAGCATAPRQTRNICAVFEQRNGFFSNWQHEAERAEKEYGVPVPILMATMYVESGFQPNARPPRTKLFGFIPWTRPSTAYGYSQALDGTWDHYQSATGNWAARRTNFADAIDFIGWYHYSNSQATGIQLNDAYSLYIAYYSGPKGYKRGDWRSNAQLQKTARRFANMASTYQQQLQGCN; translated from the coding sequence TTGCGTACCCGTACTCTTCTCGCCCTGGTGCTGCTGGCGCTCGTTGCCGGCTGCGCCACGGCGCCCCGTCAAACCAGGAACATCTGCGCCGTCTTCGAACAGCGCAACGGCTTCTTCAGCAACTGGCAGCACGAGGCCGAGCGCGCCGAAAAGGAGTACGGCGTGCCGGTGCCGATCCTGATGGCGACGATGTATGTGGAATCCGGTTTCCAGCCGAACGCCCGCCCGCCACGCACGAAGCTTTTCGGCTTCATTCCCTGGACTCGTCCGTCGACTGCCTACGGCTATTCGCAAGCGCTCGACGGCACCTGGGACCACTATCAGTCGGCAACCGGCAATTGGGCTGCGCGCCGCACCAATTTCGCCGATGCGATCGATTTCATCGGCTGGTACCACTACAGCAACAGCCAGGCGACCGGCATCCAGCTCAACGACGCCTACAGCCTCTACATCGCCTACTATTCAGGGCCGAAAGGGTACAAGCGCGGCGACTGGCGCTCGAATGCGCAGTTGCAGAAGACGGCACGCAGGTTCGCCAACATGGCATCGACCTATCAGCAGCAGTTGCAAGGGTGTAATTGA
- a CDS encoding universal stress protein codes for MYKHILIPTEGSQLSTDALEKALAFAKEIGARATALTVIEPFHIFSTNIDQLESTREEYDRHSHQAADRILADAAARARTRGIDCDTAQVTSHEPAKAIIDTAAQRGCDLIAMASHGREGFTAIMVGSVTMKVLAHSKTPVLVYR; via the coding sequence ATGTACAAACACATTCTCATCCCGACCGAAGGTTCGCAGCTTTCCACCGATGCGCTCGAAAAGGCGCTTGCCTTTGCAAAGGAGATCGGCGCCAGGGCAACGGCCCTGACCGTCATTGAACCGTTCCATATCTTTTCCACGAATATCGATCAGCTGGAATCCACGCGCGAAGAATATGACCGGCACAGCCATCAAGCGGCAGACCGGATCCTGGCGGATGCCGCTGCGCGGGCCAGAACGCGCGGCATCGATTGCGATACGGCCCAGGTGACCAGCCACGAACCCGCCAAGGCAATCATCGACACGGCAGCGCAGCGCGGCTGCGACCTGATCGCCATGGCATCGCACGGACGCGAAGGCTTCACCGCAATCATGGTCGGAAGCGTGACGATGAAGGTGCTCGCCCATTCCAAGACCCCGGTTCTGGTTTACCGCTGA
- a CDS encoding dihydrofolate reductase family protein, which translates to MRRLVMWNLMTLDGYFEGIKPWDIDFHNLVWGPELQKYSEQLGEEGDLLVFGRKTYEGMAAYWPTAKEDDKTKQYMNNIAKIAVSRTMKEPGWNNARIVSDPVSELQKLKTQDGKTIFIFGSAELCDAMLKAALVDEIRICLVPVVLGAGNPHFKTATAQLPLKLLEAKPLKTGAVILRYEPAGSA; encoded by the coding sequence ATGAGAAGGCTTGTTATGTGGAATCTGATGACACTCGACGGCTACTTCGAAGGCATAAAGCCGTGGGACATCGACTTCCATAATCTGGTCTGGGGGCCGGAACTGCAGAAATACTCCGAACAATTGGGCGAGGAAGGCGACCTGCTCGTCTTCGGCCGGAAGACCTACGAGGGCATGGCCGCCTATTGGCCGACGGCGAAAGAGGACGACAAGACCAAGCAATACATGAACAACATCGCAAAGATCGCCGTGTCTCGGACGATGAAAGAGCCGGGCTGGAACAATGCCCGCATCGTCAGCGATCCCGTTAGCGAGCTTCAAAAGCTCAAGACGCAGGATGGCAAGACCATCTTCATCTTCGGCAGCGCCGAACTCTGCGACGCGATGCTGAAGGCCGCACTCGTCGACGAGATCCGCATCTGCCTGGTGCCGGTGGTTCTCGGCGCGGGCAATCCGCACTTCAAGACGGCGACGGCGCAGCTACCGCTGAAGCTGCTGGAAGCCAAACCGTTGAAGACCGGCGCGGTAATCTTGCGTTATGAACCGGCCGGGTCAGCGTGA